The following proteins are encoded in a genomic region of Anabas testudineus chromosome 13, fAnaTes1.2, whole genome shotgun sequence:
- the zgc:101731 gene encoding SNARE_SNAP25N and SNARE_SNAP23C domain-containing protein isoform X2, giving the protein MASGPPILTEQEELQRRANQVTDESLESTRRMMQLVEESKDAGIKTVVNLYEQGEQLERIEEGLDQINSDMKEAEKNLTDLGKCCGLCSCDKLKAFEESGAYKAVWGGSSSQDGVVSNQPPSSRVVDEREQMIMSGGYIRRVTNDAREDEMEENLAHVGSIIGNLKSMALDMGNEIDTQNVQIERIQGKAVLNVSRINAANQKANNLMKR; this is encoded by the exons ATGGCGTCAGGCCCGCCAATATTGACAGaacaggaggagctgcagcGGAGAGCCAATCAGGTCACAGATGAG TCCCTGGAGAGCACGCGGCGGATGATGCAGCTGGTTGAggag AGTAAAGATGCTGGGATCAAAACTGTGGTGAATTTGTATGAACAAGGAG AGCAGTTGGAGCGTATAGAGGAGGGTTTGGATCAGATCAACTCTGATATGAAGGAGGCCGAGAAAAACCTGACCGATCTGGGCAAATGCTGTGGCCTCTGCTCCTGTGATAA ACTTAAGGCCTTCGAGGAGAGCGGTGCTTACAAGGCAGTTTGGGGAGGAAGCTCCAGTCAGGATGGCGTTGTGTCCAATCAGCCGCCGTCATCTCGAGTCGTCGATGAGAGGGAGCAAATGATCATGAGTGGAGGATACATACGAAG GGTGACTAACGATGCCCGTGAggatgagatggaggagaaCCTGGCTCATGTCGGCAGCATCATCGGAAATTTGAAAAGTATGGCTCTGGACATGGGCAACGAGATCGACACGCAGAACGTCCAGATCGAACGCATACAGGGCAAG GCTGTTCTCAACGTGTCCCGCATCAACGCTGCCAATCAGAAAGCTAACAACCTCATGAAGCGATAG
- the capns1b gene encoding calpain small subunit 1b: MNLAQSLIGGIIKVVSNVDPSHFTPSNPPPPRRPLHASQIQENDEEKQFRRVFQQLAGDDMEVSPKELMDILNKVVTKHGNLKTDGFSIESCRSMVAVMDSDSTGKLGFHEFKYLWDNIKKWQAIYLKQDSDRSGLISASELPAAFKAAGFPLNEQLYQLISRRYSDENGNMDFDNFIGCLVRLDAMCRAFKTLDKDNSGTIDLDIKEWLQLTMYS, from the exons ATGAATCTGGCACAGAGTTTAATCGGAGGCATCATTAAGGTCGTGAG CAACGTCGACCCTTCTCACTTTACTCCTTCAAACCCA CCTCCTCCTCGCAGACCTCTGCACGCCTCCCAGATTCAAGAGAACGATGAGGAGAAACAGTTTCGGAGAGTTTTCCAGCAGCTGGCTGGAGAT gaCATGGAGGTGAGCCCCAAAGAGCTGATGGACATCCTCAATAAAGTTGTTACCAAGC ATGGAAACCTGAAAACTGACGGCTTCAGCATTGAGTCTTGCAGGAGCATGGTCGCTGTCATGGAC AGTGACAGCACAGGGAAGCTCGGCTTCCATGAGTTCAAATACCTCTGGGACAACATCAAGAAGTGGCAG GCCATCTATTTAAAACAAGACAGCGATCGTTCAGGTCTGATCAGTGCCAGCGAGTTGCCAGCTGCCTTCAAGGCTGCAG GTTTCCCTCTGAACGAGCAGCTCTACCAGCTGATCAGCCGTCGTTATAGTGATGAAAACGGAAACATGGACTTTGACAATTTCATTGGCTGCCTGGTGCGGCTGGACGCCATGTGCA GAGCCTTTAAAACCCTGGATAAGGACAACTCCGGCACCATCGACCTGGACATCAAGGAG tggCTTCAGCTGACGATGTATTCGTGA
- the LOC113172784 gene encoding scavenger receptor cysteine-rich type 1 protein M130-like: MDRVLMVFVLIWSSGLQAEETNTSKVINDIRLEGGSSRCSGLLQVKHQDTWSEVDDSDWDLKLADEICRQLDCGSVVQAYSKYTDSSAWRKKPFCFESESKPRKCLTKRSRVYPSSLEIICSGSSIRTHNTKPQISWFLTKK, from the exons ATGGATCGTGTACTGATGGTGTTTGTGCTGATCTGGAGCTCAG GTCTCCAGGCAGAAGAAACCAACACTtccaaag TAATAAATGATATCAGGTTGGAGGGAGGATCCAGTCGCTGTTCTGGTCTGCTGCAGGTGAAGCATCAGGATACCTGGAGTGAAGTTGATGACTCGGACTGGGACCTGAAGTTAGCAGATGAAATTTGTCGACAACTGGACTGTGGTTCTGTGGTTCAGGCCTACTCAAAATATACAGATTCATCTGCATGGAGAAAGAAGCCTTTCTGTTTTGAGTCAGAATCTAAACCAAGGAAATGTTTAACAAAGAGGTCTAGGGTTTATCCAAGCAGTCTGGAGATCATCTGCTCAGGTAGCAGCATCAGAACtcacaacacaaaaccacaaatctCCTGGTTTCTCACAAAAAAGTGA
- the zgc:101731 gene encoding SNARE_SNAP25N and SNARE_SNAP23C domain-containing protein isoform X1 has product MASGPPILTEQEELQRRANQVTDESLESTRRMMQLVEESKDAGIKTVVNLYEQGEQLERIEEGMESINRDMREAEKNLTDMAQCCGLCIWPMRKLKAFEESGAYKAVWGGSSSQDGVVSNQPPSSRVVDEREQMIMSGGYIRRVTNDAREDEMEENLAHVGSIIGNLKSMALDMGNEIDTQNVQIERIQGKAVLNVSRINAANQKANNLMKR; this is encoded by the exons ATGGCGTCAGGCCCGCCAATATTGACAGaacaggaggagctgcagcGGAGAGCCAATCAGGTCACAGATGAG TCCCTGGAGAGCACGCGGCGGATGATGCAGCTGGTTGAggag AGTAAAGATGCTGGGATCAAAACTGTGGTGAATTTGTATGAACAAGGAG AGCAGCTGGAGCGCATTGAGGAAGGCATGGAGTCCATCAACAGGGAcatgagagaggcagagaagaatCTGACAGACATGGCTCAGTGCTGTGGTCTGTGTATCTGGCCAATGAGGAA ACTTAAGGCCTTCGAGGAGAGCGGTGCTTACAAGGCAGTTTGGGGAGGAAGCTCCAGTCAGGATGGCGTTGTGTCCAATCAGCCGCCGTCATCTCGAGTCGTCGATGAGAGGGAGCAAATGATCATGAGTGGAGGATACATACGAAG GGTGACTAACGATGCCCGTGAggatgagatggaggagaaCCTGGCTCATGTCGGCAGCATCATCGGAAATTTGAAAAGTATGGCTCTGGACATGGGCAACGAGATCGACACGCAGAACGTCCAGATCGAACGCATACAGGGCAAG GCTGTTCTCAACGTGTCCCGCATCAACGCTGCCAATCAGAAAGCTAACAACCTCATGAAGCGATAG
- the LOC113172793 gene encoding scavenger receptor cysteine-rich type 1 protein M160-like has product MDHTVLVLVLLWNSGLWTEAIDYIRLEGGSSRCSGLLKVKRQGLWSEVDDSDWDLKLADEICRQLDCGSVVQAYSKRTDSPRWNMAPSCLKSESKLRTCLSKKSPIFPSSLEIICSDSVRLVNGTSLCSGRLQVKSNQSWSSVCEGDFDLQGAEVVCRELGCGAPSIFQGGLYGEGEAQVWGEKFQCKGNESALLDCGSSGSARETCSPGEAVGLTCSEPVNVQLVQGSSRCAGELEVKQQGEWRKVDVRKSEWTLKAADAVCRQMNCGSAVSTRKKMGDSHRIMWQVGTGCLQSESAVRECVFTQFTSSTYNLEIVCSDSVRLVNGTSLCSGRLQVKSNQSWSSVCEGDFDLQDAEVVCRELGCGAPLVLKVLLYGVMETPMWSREFQCEGNESALTDCGSSHSAGDACTAGKSILLTCSEPNEVQLVGGASRCEGEPEIKHKAKWRLVTGGQWDLMSAGVVCRQLGCGSALSARTKDGLCKAESWVISSSCGQSESAVRECATIRPEYNCGRVDVTCSERDNMRLSGGTSRCDGTLEMKVHEEWRPVVNYEIEWDQKVAAVCRQLDCGSAISTKTRYTRKPVWLLRQPCGQSDSLLRECLLHQDFVSSATLVVMCSDILAQPNISFSVSNDGDSEAQQRELQVLMGSSFTISCSILPQYPGGSFQLSLTTSAMSHNYTLAAVNHSAHFLFSAADQTHQGVYRCVYHVYVFSYNFSSESQPLHLTVSEPVNVRLVGGSSRCAGELEVKQQGEWTKVDAEQTAWTLKTADVVCRQMDCGSVILAQEKQDNLYKTMSRIDTACLQSESVIRECVVIKMTTSVYTLEIVCSDSVRLVNGTSLCSGRLQVKSNQSWSSVCEGDFDRQDAEVVCRELGCGTPSIFQGGLYGEGEAPVWGENFQCKGNESALLDCGSSGSARETCSPGEAVGLTCSEPVNVRLVGGSSRCAGELEVKQQGEWTKVDAEQTAWTLKTADVVCRQMDCGSVILAQEKQDNLYKTMSRIDTACLQSESVIRECVVIKMTTSVYTLEIVCSDSVRLVNGSSLCSGTLQVKYQQSWSSVCEADFDQLDAEVVCRELGCGTPTVLRGGLYGEEQAPLWRREFQCKGNESALLDCGGSDSAPDTCSPGEAVGITCSERDNMRLSGGTSRCDGTLEMKVRGEWRPVVNYEIEWDQKVAAVCRQLDCGSAVSTKTRYTRKPVWLLRHPCGQSDSLLRECLVIQDFIRSATLVVMCSDILAQPNISFSVSNDGDSEAQQRELQVLMGSSFTISCSILPQYAGGSFQLSLTTSAMSHNYTLAAVNHSAHFLFSAADQTHQGVYRCVYHVYVFSYNFSSESQPLHLTVSASLTILTISVILVKIVIFSLGLFFYCKVIRGWMKLRKVVYSDGRVQLLGVEAQRTDQDLAEVMMDSYKTLESGQCSQ; this is encoded by the exons ATGGATCACACAGTGCTGGTGTTGGTGTTGCTCTGGAACTCAG GTCTCTGGACAGAAG CAATTGATTATATCAGGTTGGAGGGAGGATCCAGCCGCTGTTCTGGTCTGCTGAAGGTGAAGCGACAGGGACTTTGGAGTGAAGTTGATGACTCGGACTGGGACCTGAAGTTAGCAGATGAAATTTGTAGACAACTGGACTGTGGTTCTGTGGTTCAGGCCTACTCAAAACGTACAGATTCACCTCGATGGAACATGGCACCGTCCTGTCTTAAATCAGAATCTAAACTGAGGACATGTTTATCAAAAAAGTCTCCGATTTTTCCAAGCAGTCTGGAGATCATCTGCTCAG ACTCTGTCAGGCTGGTTAATGGGACCAGTCTGTGTTCAGGCAGACTGCAGGTAAAGTCCAACCAGTCATGGTCCTCAGTGTGTGAAGGTGACTTTGACCTTCAGGGTGCAGAGGTGGTCTGTAGAGAGCTTGGCTGTGGGGCACCTTCCATCTTTCAGGGGGGGCTGTATGGAGAAGGTGAGGCACAAGTGTGGGGCGAAAAGTTCCAGTGTAAAGGGAACGAGTCTGCTCTGCTGGACTGTGGAAGCTCAGGCTCAGCTAGAGAAACCTGCTCACCTGGTGAAGCTGTTGGACTCACCTGCTCAG AGCCTGTTAATGTCCAGTTGGTGCAGGGATCCAGCCGCTGTGCTGGTGAACTAGAGGTGAAACAACAGGGAGAGTGGAGAAAAGTAGACGTCCGAAAGTCTGAATGGACTCTAAAGGCCGCAGATGCAGTGTGTCGACAAATGAACTGTGGCTCTGCTGTTTcgacaagaaagaaaatgggTGACAGTCACAGAATTATGTGGCAGGTTGGAACAGGTTGTCTTCAGTCTGAGTCTGCAGTTAGGGAGTGTGTATTCACACAGTTTACCAGTTCCACTTACAACTTGGAGATCGTTTGCTCAG ACTCTGTCAGGCTGGTTAATGGGACCAGTCTGTGTTCAGGCAGACTGCAGGTAAAGTCCAACCAGTCATGGTCCTCAGTGTGTGAAGGTGACTTTGACCTTCAGGATGCAGAGGTGGTCTGTAGGGAGCTTGGCTGTGGGGCACCTTTGGTTCTGAAGGTGTTGCTTTATGGAGTAATGGAAACCCCCATGTGGTCCAGAGAGTTCCAATGTGAAGGCAATGAGTCTGCTCTCACGGACTGTGGAAGCTCACACTCAGCAGGAGACGCCTGCACAGCTGGAAAATCAATTCTGCTAACCTGCTCAG AGCCAAATGAGGTCCAGCTGGTTGGAGGAGCCAGCCGCTGTGAAGGTGAACCtgagataaaacacaaagcaaaatgGAGACTGGTGACTGGTGGCCAGTGGGACCTGATGTCTGCAGGGGTAGTGTGTAGACAACTGGGCTGTGGCTCTGCTCTTTCAGCAAGAACTAAAGATGGTCTGTGCAAAGCAGAATCATGGGTAATCTCATCTTCCTGTGGTCAGTCTGAGTCTGCAGTCAGGGAGTGTGCAACAATACGGCCTGAGTATAACTGTGGTAGAGTGGATGTCACCTGCTCAG AGCGTGATAATATGAGGTTGTCTGGAGGAACCAGTCGCTGTGATGGTACACTAGAGATGAAAGTCCATGAAGAGTGGAGACCAGTGGTTAACTATGAAATTGAATGGGATCAGAAGGTAGCTGCAGTGTGTCGGCAACTGGACTGTGGTTCTGCTATTTCAACAAAAACACGTTATACAAGAAAACCTGTGTGGTTGCTCAGACAACCTTGTGGTCAGTCTGATTCTCTTCTTCGAGAGTGTTTATTACATCAAGACTTTGTAAGCTCTGCCACCCTGGTGGTGATGTGCTCAG ATATTCTGGCTCAGCCaaacatctctttctctgtctccaacGATGGGGATTCTGAGGCCCAACAACGTGAGCTTCAGGTGCTCATGGGCTCCAGTTTCACCATCAGCTGCTCCATCCTGCCACAGTACCCAGGAGGCTCCTTCCAGTTAAGCCTGACCACCTCAGCTATGTCTCACAACTACACCctagcagctgtcaatcactctGCCCATTTCCTGTTCTCTGCTGCAGACCAGACCCACCAAGGGGTCTACAGATGTGTCTATCACGTCTATGTTTTCTCCTATAACTTCTCTTCTGAGAGCCAACCACTGCATCTCACTGTGTCAG AGCCTGTTAATGTCCGGTTAGTGGGAGGATCCAGCCGCTGTGCTGGTGAACTAGAGGTGAAACAACAGGGAGAGTGGACAAAAGTGGATGCTGAACAAACTGCATGGACTCTAAAGACAGCAGATGTAGTGTGTCGACAAATGGACTGTGGCTCTGTGATTTTGGCACAAGAGAAGCAGGATAACCTGTATAAAACTATGTCACGGATTGACACAGCTTGTCTTCAGTCTGAGTCTGTAATAAGGGAGTGTGTTGTTATAAAGATGACCACTTCTGTTTACACTCTGGAGATCGTTTGCTCAG ACTCTGTCAGGCTGGTTAATGGGACCAGTCTGTGTTCTGGCAGACTGCAGGTAAAGTCCAACCAGTCATGGTCCTCAGTGTGTGAAGGTGACTTTGACCGTCAGGATGCAGAGGTGGTCTGTAGGGAGCTTGGCTGTGGGACACCTTCCATCTTTCAGGGGGGGCTGTATGGAGAAGGTGAGGCACCAGTGTGGGGCGAAAATTTCCAGTGTAAAGGGAACGAGTCTGCTCTGCTGGACTGTGGAAGCTCAGGCTCAGCTAGAGAAACCTGCTCACCTGGTGAAGCTGTTGGACTCACCTGCTCAG AGCCTGTTAATGTCCGGTTAGTGGGAGGATCCAGCCGCTGTGCTGGTGAACTAGAGGTGAAACAACAGGGAGAGTGGACAAAAGTGGATGCTGAACAAACTGCATGGACTCTAAAGACAGCAGATGTAGTGTGTCGACAAATGGACTGTGGCTCTGTGATTTTGGCACAAGAGAAGCAGGATAACCTGTATAAAACTATGTCACGGATTGACACAGCTTGTCTTCAGTCTGAGTCTGTAATAAGGGAGTGTGTTGTCATAAAGATGACCACTTCTGTTTACACTCTGGAGATCGTTTGCTCAG ACTCTGTCAGGCTGGTTAATGGGTCCAGTCTGTGTTCAGGCACACTGCAGGTGAAATATCAACAGTCGTGGTCCTCAGTGTGTGAAGCTGACTTTGACCAGCTGGATGCAGAGGTGGTCTGTAGGGAGCTTGGCTGTGGGACACCAACGGTCCTGAGGGGGGGTCTGTATGGAGAAGAACAGGCTCCACTGTGGAGAAGAGAATTCCAGTGTAAAGGCAACGAGTCTGCTCTCTTAGACTGTGGAGGCTCAGATTCAGCTCCAGACACCTGCTCACCTGGTGAAGCTGTTGGAATCACCTGCTCAG AGCGTGATAATATGAGGTTGTCTGGAGGAACCAGTCGCTGTGATGGTACACTAGAGATGAAAGTCCGTGGAGAGTGGAGACCAGTGGTTAACTATGAAATTGAATGGGATCAGAAGGTAGCTGCAGTGTGTCGGCAACTGGACTGTGGTTCTGctgtttcaacaaaaacacgTTATACAAGAAAACCTGTGTGGTTGCTCAGACATCCTTGTGGTCAGTCTGATTCTCTTCTTCGAGAGTGTTTAGTTATTCAAGACTTCATACGCTCTGCCACCCTGGTGGTGATGTGCTCAG ATATTCTGGCTCAGCCaaacatctctttctctgtctccaacGATGGGGATTCTGAGGCCCAACAACGTGAGCTTCAGGTGCTCATGGGCTCCAGTTTCACCATCAGCTGCTCCATCCTGCCACAGTACGCAGGAGGCTCCTTCCAGTTAAGCCTGACCACCTCAGCTATGTCTCACAACTACACCctagcagctgtcaatcactctGCCCATTTCCTGTTCTCTGCTGCAGACCAGACCCACCAAGGGGTCTACAGATGTGTCTATCACGTCTATGTTTTCTCCTATAACTTCTCTTCTGAGAGCCAACCACTGCATCTCACTGTGTCAG CCTCTTTAACAATTCTGACCATCAGTGTTATCCTGGTCAAGATTGTGATTTTCAGTCTTGGACTGTTTTTCTACTGCAAG GTCATCAGAGGCTGGATGAAACTAAGGAAGGTGGTTTACTCTGATGGTCGTGTACAACTGCTGGGTGTGGAGGCCCAGAGGACAGATCAGGATCTGGCAGAAGTAATGATGGATTCTTACAAAACTTTAGAGTCAGGGCAGTGTTCTCAGTAG
- the zgc:113149 gene encoding myb_DNA-bind_5 domain-containing protein: protein MSASWRDDEEELRVAGVKGGLRAKPRFSFTEVRVLLEAVKRNRYIILRKFNQGVSAETKKQTWTEITNQINSLGENHREVRQIMKKWADLKCDGKRRIAALRGPNGSNLRKKNLGPVERMVHKILMMSPRGDGDSDLDLGEDDDFSAFYNKGTIANPPPYSYLSLTDSSHSLPAGAPLDLSPLSSPEKELVDPLHSSSDFDVDFADDGERTIDFDENDDSTFSSQLPPTSTSLDPLPDDALMRVKPVHTYSRNNSQVYNHASSRPPPGPSSSVASTFVFPSVSDSNAASSSNVPPPTSSNVTGSSLPAPSSSSAPPPASAAATDSTTHHFTSSFSFPPPPAPPVSSAAVSSSPSGASSTSAPSSSVSAVNSHELPASSSVNPPHPHPPTSDSDLSDPLPGGASHNRAREHVAQVASQSLQQQRASRMLLTSVSQSLEILAQSVQLLVETQQEFVQESLLLQRETVDILRDFSNTALTMLRDKANSGHLAAHHHNHPPSHF from the exons ATGTCGGCCTCTTGGcgtgatgatgaggaagagttGAGGGTGGCCGGAGTAAAAGGAGGGTTGAGAGCCAAGCCACGGTTCTCCTTTACTGAGGTCAGAGTGCTTTTGGAGGCAGTGAAGAGGAACAGATACATCATCCTCA GAAAGTTTAACCAAGGTGTGTCAGCTGAAACCAAGAAGCAGACATGGACTGAAATCACCAATCAGATCAACAGTCTGGGAGAAAATCACAGAGAG gTGAGGCAGATCATGAAGAAATGGGCGGACCTGAAGTGTGACGGAAAGAGACGCATCGCAGCGCTGCGGGGCCCCAATGGCAGCAACCTGAGGAAGAAGAACCTTGGCCCTGTGGAGAGGATGGTCCACAAGATACTGATGATGAGTCCCAGAGGAG ATGGCGACAGTGATCTGGACCTCGGTGAAGATGATGATTTCTCTGCGTTCTACAATAAAGGCACAATCGCCAACCCTCCCCCCTACTCCTACCTCAGTTTGACAGACAGCTCCCACTCACTGCCTGCTGGAGCCCCCTTAgacctttctcctctctcctccccagAGAAGGAACTTGTTG ATCCTTTGCATTCGTCTTCCGACTTTGACGTAGACTTTGCAGACGACGGAG AACGAACTATAGACTTTGATGAAAATGACGACTCCACCTTCTCCTCCCAACTCCCGCCCACTTCCACCTCACTGGACCCACTGCCTGACGACGCCCTGATGAGAGTGAAACCAGTCCACACCTACTCCCGGAACAACAGCCAGGTTTATAACCACGCCTCCTCCAGACCTCCACCTGGACCCTCTTCCTCAGTGGCCTCCACCTTCgtttttccttctgtgtctgATTCCAATGCTGCCTCATCTTCTAACGTCCCACCCCCCACAAGCTCTAATGTGACTGgctcctctctccctgctccctcctcttcttctgcacCCCCCCCTGcctctgctgcagccactgaCTCTACCACTCACCATTTtacctcctctttctcctttccaccacctcctgctcctcctgtttcttctgctgcagtATCCTCATCTCCTTCTGGTGCTTCCTCAACCTCCGCCCCCTCGTCGTCTGTCTCTGCTGTTAACTCTCATGAActtcctgcctcctcctcagTCAACCCACCCCATCCCCATCCCCCCACCTCAGACTCAGACCTGTCTGATCCTCTCCCGGGTGGAGCGTCACACAACAGGGCCCGAGAGCATGTGGCCCAGGTGGCCTCTCAAAGCCTCCAGCAGCAGCGGGCCAGCAGGATGCTCCTCACCTCAGTGTCTCAGTCTCTAGAGATTTTGGCTCAGTCTGTGCAGCTGCTAGTGGAGACACAGCAGGAGTTTGTGCAGGAGTCTCTGCTgctacagagagagacagtggaCATCCTGAGGGATTTCTCCAACACTGCATTGACTATGCTGAGGGACAAAGCAAACAGTGGACATCTGGCAGcacatcatcataatcatcCTCCTTCACACTTCTGA